The genome window AGAACTTACTGGTAAAAAACGTTTTAGTACATTTGGTCGAATAGAGGAAATCCCATATTCGCGAATCAGGCCGTCCTTTTTTAAGCCTTCGAATGTGTCGATAATTCCATCCCAGTCGTCCTCAATAGTGCCACCATGTAACTGATAGACATCAATATAGTCAGTATCTAGTCGCTTCAAGCTAGCGTGTAGAGCTTCCTTTATATATGACGATGATGCATCCCAATGCCAGCCTTCTACACCTTCTGTCCAACGATTACCAACTTTCGTAGCTACGATAACATCCTGACGACGCTTCCTTAAAATAGCTCCAATAATTTCTTCATTTGCTCCAAAATCATATAAATCGGCTGTATCGATATAATTAATGCCAGCATCTAGTGCCATATCGACAATATCAGCAGCCTTTTTCTTATCTGTCGAAAGAGACATGCCCCCTAAACTAATTTCTGAAATAAACAATTCACTTGAGCCAAGCTGTCTTTTTTTCATGCCAATGACCTCCTTCGATTTCTCTACTTGTAATGGTACAATGAACATATCTGAAGAACAAGCGAGGTTATCGTCAATGAAAAAGTTTGAGGAAAAAACGATAAAGACTACATCCATTTATGATGGGAAAATTGTGAAGCTACAGATTGATGATGTCACTTTACCGGATGGTAATGTTGCAAAAAGGGAAATTATTAAGCATCCAGGTGCAGTAGCAGTGATTGCTGTTACTGATGAAGGCAAATTAGTATTGGTGGAGCAATATCGTAAAGCTTTAGAGCGTTCCATTATTGAAATTCCAGCTGGTAAGCTTGAACCTGGTGAGGAGCCGCTTGTTACAGCACGTCGTGAATTAGAGGAAGAAACGGGTTACGGTGCACAGAGCTTTACTTTTTTACAGGCGTTTGCAACATCCCCGGGCTTCGCAGATGAGATCATTCATCTATTTGTGGCAAAAGATTTATATAAAATTGAAAACAAAGCAGATTTAGATGAGGATGAGTTTGTCGAATTATTAGAAGTTTCGTTGGAAGAGGCTCATCAAATGGTTGCAGACGAGCGTATATATGACGCCAAGACAGCGTTTGCAGTACTTTGGCTTGCGGCACAATAAGAAAATAATCTTTAGCATAATAGAGACGGACGAGCATAAGCTGTACAAACCTTGATAGAAAAGGAGCATGTTTATGTCTCGTACGGTGTCTATATTTTATCACGCATCCATTATAGCTATGAGTTTCGTTTGTGGTGTTATCTTCTTTCATATTATTGGTGGGCCGAATGCAGAGCCTTTTATTTTATTTATAGAGCCTCGTTTAGCAGATGGGGACAGGCATTCTATATTTCGTTTAGTATTACCCGTTGCTGTTTCAATAGCTCTTGTGCTATTGCTTGCAACACATAGTGTCTTGAAGGTTTTAGTGCGAGTAACAGTGGCGATACGTGCAACCTTTTTTGGCTTTAGCTCGGTTTTTTTATTACAAAAACTTGAAGCTATTTGGGTTTATTCGATTTGGTGGTTTCCATTTCAGCTTATCTATTGTATATTGTTGCTAGTCCTATGCAATTTACTTGTACCCGCTTGGTCAAAGCGAAAAATCGGGAAAAATGTACATGGTCGGACAATTTTGTTGAATTTTATCGCATTTTTCATCATAATAGTGGCTGAGTTTATCGTTATTTCTTATGTATTAAATTGATAAATACAATATGAAAGTTGCTCATCACCAAAAGTTGTGGATGACATTTGTTAAAACATATTAAGTTGAT of Lysinibacillus agricola contains these proteins:
- a CDS encoding aldo/keto reductase; this translates as MKKRQLGSSELFISEISLGGMSLSTDKKKAADIVDMALDAGINYIDTADLYDFGANEEIIGAILRKRRQDVIVATKVGNRWTEGVEGWHWDASSSYIKEALHASLKRLDTDYIDVYQLHGGTIEDDWDGIIDTFEGLKKDGLIREYGISSIRPNVLKRFLPVSSAKSVMMQYSALDRRPEEWLDFIVSEGASVVTRGTVAKGLLTNSWKERLQRVNGFNTYTVEELTTTLPGLASHYDDLHALALAFNLKESTVASTVIGASSQEQLTQTLAAYEKIDSITDFKAVKELTKAEQYMDHR
- a CDS encoding NUDIX domain-containing protein, whose amino-acid sequence is MKKFEEKTIKTTSIYDGKIVKLQIDDVTLPDGNVAKREIIKHPGAVAVIAVTDEGKLVLVEQYRKALERSIIEIPAGKLEPGEEPLVTARRELEEETGYGAQSFTFLQAFATSPGFADEIIHLFVAKDLYKIENKADLDEDEFVELLEVSLEEAHQMVADERIYDAKTAFAVLWLAAQ